The Gadus morhua chromosome 10, gadMor3.0, whole genome shotgun sequence genome segment TACCTGGGTTTTATTATTGAAGAAAATTTGTCTTCAAACTTCATATTGAAAAACTTCCAAATTGAAAATTTAATTAGGTTTCTTTTTTAGAAATAAATCATGCTTCACAATGCAGGCCAGGAAACATTTGTTCACTGCAACCTTTTTACCATTGTTGGATTACGGTGACCTGCTATTTATGAACGCACCTGACCAATACCTCCAAAAATTGGATGCTGTCTAGCACTATGCTCTGCGATTTTTAACTGGCTGTGGAAATCGTGTCCATCATTGTACCCTACCTGTATATGCCTCTGCAGAATATCCATCACTCTCTGTACGCAGACTCTCACACTGGTCGTTTTTATAAGTGTCTCATTGGACTGGTCCCCTCCTATTTATGTGTCATAAATAGGAGACCTGTTAATGTGTCTTATTAATGTCTTCAAACAAAGTTAATTATGGTTTGCGCTCTACAGATGTTGGTACTCGGGGCTAGAACTGAGTAAGGGAAAAATGACTTTAACTATGCTGCGCCTTCTGCCTGGAGCACTGTACAAAAGCCCCTGAAGCTGTCAGAGCTGGTTACCTTAGGGGAATTCAAAGTAATGCTGAAGGACAGGGAAGCTAGTTCTCTCGGAAAATGCAACTGCTTGTAAATTTCTATTTTTGATAACAGCCAGGTGTATTCATTTTGTCTGTCgcggtttatttatttttatttgagctGTAGTGATTTAATTTTCATACATAGTCGAGATTTTATTTCTACCTGGTTGAATAAAGGattgattggttggttggtgggtgggtggaggtgtggtgggtggaggtgcgTTGGGTGGAGGTGTGCTGGGTCCCCCTGGTGACcctgctctctgctccccaGGTTCTTTTCCATGAAGACGGGAGCGTTAAAGGCATCGCCACCAACGACGTGGGAATCGCTAAAGACGGCTCTCCTAAGGTATGTCTTCtgtcccccttccctcctctccccctgaccccccctcctccacccctctaatTTCATCATATATCAGTGCACCTGTTTGTTGTGGAGGTCTTGTTCCTGTCTGCTGCCCTCTGGCTTTTTAAGAGGAGGGTCCTCTTCAAGGGATGTCGTAATCAGACAGACCTACACGACCAGAGTGGGGGTGTTCAATCTCTGCCTGGCCCAAGGGCAGATGGTGGGGTGGTAGTTAAAGTCTGCCTCTCCCCAGGACACCTTTGAGCGGGGCATGGAGCTGCACGCCCAGGTCACTCTGTTCGGGGAGGGCTGCCACGGCCATCTGGCCAAGCAGCTCTACCGGCACTTCAACCTGAGGCAGAACTGTGAGCCTCAGACCTACGCCATCGGACTCAAGGAGGTACAGCACTCGCCCCTTCATCTTCAAACCTTCATCTTCCCTTCATGTTCCCCTCACCACTCCACCCCTTCatcctcacccactcaccccttcatctcccccccccccatcatcttCACCCCTCCAACCTCACCCCTTCAtcttcacccctccaccctcacccctccaccctcacccttcATGTCGTCATACTAACACTGTTCATGTAAGTGCTGCTCTGCTCTACCTGTGTGACCGTTTCCTGTGTGTGCTGACTGCTTCCAGTGTGACTGTTTCCTGTGTGCTGACTGCTTCCTGTGTGCTGCCTGGTTCTCCAGGTGTGGGTGGTGCGTCCGGAGAAGTGGCGTCCGGGCCGGGTGGAGCACTCGGTGGGCTGGCCGCTCAACAGAAACACCTACGGGGGCTCCTTTCTTTACCACCTCAACGAGGGCGAGCCGCTGGTGGCCCTTGGCTTTGTGGTGAGTCTGGGGGGATCTTAAGGTTTACAGATCTTAAGATCTGTAAATAAATAAGAGATCCGCCCCAAACCACAGTTCTAGTGTTGGTTcccagtggggtgttccacaaagccggttttatcacataaccgggtaagttaacccagggtttgctgtaaccctaggttttccgttccaaaaggatcacggtatgttagttgctatagcaacatatgctctgaaacaaacctggtcggaccaggttttgcgcaggttaagtttgaaacataacccggttttgggtatttcaaccggcgttcaccgcagatttcatatgttcacaatggcatgcccttttgatgagagaactgctgatatcagagcgcaaattatacgtgcaaccCACCGGGaacgattgataagaccacggctcgacatcttggcatattggatgactttttgctggagtggagagatagattctcgcgcaaatctttaatatattaaaatagccttacatagccaacactaccgatcgaggacctggcctcagttcactccagactatttgcgtagccctccgtttttttcaaatggtagttttatctaggctataatgctggagatgctgagcacatcacagtcgtttcagatgacccatccaagatttgtatcggcctcctatcatacaaagagcaatattgtctgagtactatgccgagaggcatttacaacttAAAGTATAAAAttgtcctaacggacttgcatccactggagaatgttcgatcgtagccggcggcttcattacaagcactgatccatcttgatctgtgaagttgatgaattgtcacttttaggttttctacccagttacccaaaaaagaaacatttggaatagtatgcgctgtggcaagcacacggtttgcatgtgttacttcgaaggcaaaaaaaatctaaaatacaagaaaacacaaaaacctacattcaaccagtgtggggtatggcccatgactctctgaggtggtacctccaggtaccccctccatgccagggcgccctgaatttatgtttattaacagctccttaacagatccagtctgccgactgtcggccttttcacgattggcttaaaaaaatggcttatttaaatttataccaatacgatacagtgggaaaagcttaccagtttgtatgttttttatacttcatttttatacttgatcctctgaccgcttggaagcaatcggagtagcctacatattgttttagaagaaaggggttatgtggtagcatctttaagaatgcttaactgggatatttatatattcatggctcaaatattaaggatcatgcttttgacgtgtaactaacgcatttacgcggtcagcgatccgctgccaggctttggttctccgggttccagaggttttagcgttcccttttcttgtgataatgtccttctcctcgtcatagctctccaggagaacctggagttccatttcattgaaataagcggcccgtttcgccatatcgatcagggtttccatgatccatacatcacgtctttttaagtttggcgtggacgcgcacaaccctgtgttaaccaaccccgagttgattgaactaatgcataaccgctgctgtggaaccgaaaactctgggttggtcggcacagggtcaatcaacctagagttcagcgttaactcagtgtttgttaaacctccgttcgtggaacacccctctggtgTCTTTCTTGGTTCTTCAGTGTTGATGTGTTGGTTCTTCGGTGTTGATGTGTTGGTTCTCCAGTGTTGATGCGTTGGTTCTTCGGTGTTGATGCGTTGGTTCTCCGGTGTTGATGTGTTGGTTTTTCGGTGTTGATGTGTTGGTTCTTCGGTGTTGATGTGTTGGTTCTTCGGTGTTGATGTGTTGGTTCTTCGGTGTTGATGTGTTGGTTCTTCGGTGTTgatgtgttggtctgtgttccCCAGGTGGGTCTTGACTActccaacccctacctgagTCCCTTCAGAGAGTTCCAGCGGTGGAAGCACCACCCGTTCGTTGCCCCCACCCTGGAGGGGGGCGAGCGCATCGGCTACGGGGCGCGTGCCCTCAAcgagggcggggtccaggtGGGTCTATTCAGTCAGAACCCCCAGTGAGGTCTAACCAGTCAATAGAACCCCCACTGAGGTCCAATGAGTCAGTAGAACCCCCACTGAGGTCTAACCAGTCAGTAGAACCCCCACTGTGGTCTAACCAGTCAGTAAAACCCCCACTGTGGTCTAACCAGTCAGTAGAACCACTGATCCATACCCAGCTGTCCATCTAGGACAGGTGAGGGTTAGCATCTGGGGTGAGAGAGGTCGTCTGCCCGGGGTGAccctgtgacctctgacccctacaGTCCATCCCAGAGCTGACCTTCCCAGGAGGCATCCTGATTGGCTGCAGCCCTGGCTTCATGAACGTCCCCAAGATCAAAGGGACGCACACGGCCATGAAGAGCGGCATGCTGGCTGCCGAGGCCGTGTTTCCTCGGCTGGCCGTGCTGGAGGAGGACTCCGCCCCCTCCGCAggtaactcctccccctcctcaggtacctccttccccccccatcTTGGGTGTACTAAGGATCCCGTTCCTTTGATCCACATCTCGCTGCTCGTGGCCGCAGAGCTTCAAAGAACATTTCTGAGGAGAGGAGTGACTCTCCCATGCCGTTTCTTCTCCTGGTTACTCCTCCACTCCCTTCACTGTAGAACTCGTCTACAAGACAACTATCTTCAACTATCTTCAACTGTGTTCAACAGAGAATGAGCTCCTCGATATGTTGAGTTACTTAGTAAATGCACTTTATTGCAGCACTGAGGCAGGTTGTTGATTTGATGAATCTTATGAACACTTTTGGGTCGTTTCTTCATTGATGATGAACTCTCCACCACTAAAGAAACACAATGTCATACCTGGTCCCCCCTGTGCCCCTGGTCTTACTGGTCTCACTGGTCCCCCCCAGGTCTCCACGTCCCGGAGTACGCTGAGAGCCTGAAGGCGTCGTGGGTGTGGAAGGAGCTCCACGCGGTGAGGAACATCCGACCCTCCTTCCACAACTACCTGGGTCTGTACGGGGGCATGGTCTACACCGGCATCTTCTATTGGATCCTGAGGGGCAAGGAACCCTGGACCCTGAAGCACTGCGGTAGGTCGACCTCCCCACCACCGGGGGGCAGCACCCACACTGACGGCTCAAAATGTTGGAGGGATTTCAACACGGAGCCCAGGGCTGAGCCAGACGTGTTACTATAGCAACagcctccccttccctcctcccccccggcaGGTCTGGACTCCGACCAGCTGAAGCCGGCCAAGGAGTGCACCCCCATCGAGTACCCCCGGCCCGACGGCAAGCTGAGCTTCGACCTGCTGTCGTCGGTGGCCCTGAGCGGGACCAACCACGAGGGCGACCAGCCCGCCCACCTCACGCTGAGGGACGATAGCGTGCCGGTGGAGCGCAACCTGGCCATCTACGACGGGCCCGAGCAGCGCTTCTGCCCCGCAGGTAGACTAGGGTTTAGACCAGCAGGGAGACCGCCATGTAGGCCAGGATGTAGACCAcccgtgacctttgaccctctcCCAGGCGTATACGATTACGTCccgatgacctttgaccttctcCCAAGGCGTGTAcgactctgacctttgaccccctcaCCTCCGGCGTATGCGATTACCTCCcgatgacctttgacctactCCCAAGGCGTGTAcgactgacctttgaccccctcaCCTCTGGCGTGTACGAGTACGTCCCTGTGACCTTTAACCCGTGCCCTTTGACCCCCTCTCCCAGGCGTGTACGAGTACGTCCCCACTGACGACGGCGCCGGGATGCGGCTGCAGATCAACGCCCAGAACTGCGTCCACTGCAAGACGTGCGACATCAAAGACCCCAGCCAGAACATCAACTGGGTGGTGCCGGAGGGCAGCGGAGGCCCCGCCTACAACGGGATGTGaaccttttttattggtcgatgCTAACCGTGCCTACACAAGACCCCTGAGGAGGTGGATTGGAGCCTCAGCAGGACTGTAATATATTGCGTTGTTAAGAACATTAAAGCGGAATGAGGCTGATGCTGATGGTTTATTTCACGAGTCCCTTTGGCGCGGAGAACACGTCAGTGAACTCATGTAGAAAACAATACAGTAGG includes the following:
- the etfdh gene encoding electron transfer flavoprotein-ubiquinone oxidoreductase, mitochondrial, producing MTSTMFPAGRYWFHAGRCVRALRRCPRLDPGALGVRPTARRWASSDAPKITTHYSIHPRDQDPRWEGTEMERFADQADVVVVGAGPAGLSAAIRLKQLALAEEREVRVCVVEKASQIGAHTLSGACLEPSALNELLPDWKERGAPLHTPVTEDIFSILTEKHRIPVPMLPGLPMNNHGNYIVRLGNLVRWLGEQAEELGVELYPGYAAAEVLFHEDGSVKGIATNDVGIAKDGSPKDTFERGMELHAQVTLFGEGCHGHLAKQLYRHFNLRQNCEPQTYAIGLKEVWVVRPEKWRPGRVEHSVGWPLNRNTYGGSFLYHLNEGEPLVALGFVVGLDYSNPYLSPFREFQRWKHHPFVAPTLEGGERIGYGARALNEGGVQSIPELTFPGGILIGCSPGFMNVPKIKGTHTAMKSGMLAAEAVFPRLAVLEEDSAPSAGLHVPEYAESLKASWVWKELHAVRNIRPSFHNYLGLYGGMVYTGIFYWILRGKEPWTLKHCGLDSDQLKPAKECTPIEYPRPDGKLSFDLLSSVALSGTNHEGDQPAHLTLRDDSVPVERNLAIYDGPEQRFCPAGVYEYVPTDDGAGMRLQINAQNCVHCKTCDIKDPSQNINWVVPEGSGGPAYNGM